The proteins below come from a single Tissierella sp. MB52-C2 genomic window:
- a CDS encoding metallophosphoesterase yields MKLLFFTDTHIRGNTPKNRKDIFVDTLEQKLIEINEIIKKNKIDFVLHGGDLFDRPDVSIAVASKFAMILDKIQVPFYLISGNHDIYGHNPDTVNRTMLGLLDALGVVNLVKSGDKIFLQKDNIKIQLTGQPYVYDIDALDKRDYYILKDVDNDVNFSIHMVHGMLLDKPFIKGVPYTLIDDIKDTLADITLCGHYHSGFKTTKIDDKFFINPGSLVRVTNSLREIERIPKVIIIELEEDIKIREIPLQSASPGTDVLDRQEIEKNLFKNERMAEFKQTIDATLDFEKMDINEVLIEVSTAEDVGEEIKVEALRRIALIQMKGLNGD; encoded by the coding sequence ATGAAATTATTATTTTTTACAGATACTCATATTAGAGGCAATACTCCTAAAAATAGAAAAGATATATTTGTAGACACATTAGAACAGAAATTAATTGAAATTAACGAAATAATAAAAAAGAATAAGATAGACTTTGTATTACATGGCGGAGATTTATTTGATAGACCTGATGTATCTATAGCAGTGGCTAGTAAATTTGCAATGATTTTAGACAAGATACAAGTTCCATTTTATCTAATAAGTGGAAATCATGATATATATGGTCATAATCCTGATACAGTTAATAGAACCATGTTAGGATTATTAGATGCATTAGGAGTAGTTAATCTAGTTAAATCCGGTGATAAAATCTTTCTTCAAAAGGATAATATAAAAATTCAATTAACAGGCCAGCCCTATGTATATGATATTGATGCATTAGATAAAAGAGATTATTATATATTAAAAGATGTAGATAATGATGTGAATTTTTCCATACATATGGTTCATGGTATGTTACTAGATAAACCTTTTATAAAGGGAGTACCTTATACTTTAATAGATGATATAAAAGATACTTTAGCAGATATTACCCTCTGTGGTCACTATCATTCTGGATTTAAGACTACTAAAATTGATGACAAATTCTTTATTAATCCTGGCAGCCTAGTTAGAGTCACAAATAGTTTAAGAGAAATAGAGAGAATACCAAAGGTAATAATAATAGAATTAGAGGAAGATATTAAAATAAGAGAAATTCCTTTACAAAGCGCATCACCAGGTACAGATGTTTTAGATAGACAGGAGATAGAAAAGAACTTATTTAAAAATGAAAGAATGGCAGAATTTAAACAAACCATAGATGCCACTTTAGATTTTGAGAAAATGGATATAAATGAAGTGTTAATTGAAGTTTCTACGGCTGAAGATGTTGGTGAAGAAATAAAAGTCGAAGCCCTTAGAAGGATTGCTTTGATTCAAATGAAGGGATTAAATGGTGATTAA
- the recA gene encoding recombinase RecA, whose amino-acid sequence MMDNSEKKKALDLALSQIEKQFGKGSIMRLGEDSKLNIDVIPTGSLDLDIALGIGGIPRGRIIEIFGPESSGKTTVTLHIAAEAQKLGGIAAFIDAEHALDPAYAKRLGVDIENLIISQPDTGEQALEIAEALVRSGAIDIVVIDSVAALVPKAEIEGEMGDSHIGLQARLMSQALRKLAGTINKSNSTVIFINQLREKVGVMFGSPETTTGGRALKFYASIRLDIRRIESLKQGDDIIGNRTRVKVVKNKLAPPFKQAEFDIMYGIGISREGNILDTGVAANIINKSGSWYSYNEHKLGQGRENAKDFLRENPEVALEVENKIRAEFGLIDDNTEPTDSIDTDNNSENQDK is encoded by the coding sequence ATGATGGATAACAGCGAAAAGAAAAAAGCCTTAGATTTGGCCTTAAGTCAGATTGAAAAACAATTTGGAAAAGGATCAATCATGCGTTTGGGAGAGGATTCAAAATTAAATATTGATGTGATACCTACAGGATCTTTAGATCTTGATATTGCCTTAGGAATTGGCGGAATTCCAAGGGGAAGAATTATTGAAATATTTGGTCCCGAGTCCTCTGGTAAAACTACAGTTACTCTTCATATAGCTGCAGAGGCTCAGAAACTTGGTGGTATTGCTGCCTTTATAGATGCTGAACACGCTTTAGATCCTGCATATGCTAAAAGATTAGGTGTAGATATTGAGAACCTAATAATATCTCAACCTGATACAGGGGAACAAGCTTTAGAGATAGCAGAAGCTCTAGTGCGAAGTGGAGCTATAGATATAGTAGTTATTGACTCTGTTGCTGCTTTAGTTCCTAAGGCAGAAATAGAAGGTGAAATGGGAGATAGTCATATTGGGCTTCAAGCTCGACTTATGTCTCAAGCCCTTAGAAAATTAGCAGGTACAATTAATAAATCTAATTCTACTGTAATATTTATTAATCAACTTAGAGAAAAAGTTGGAGTTATGTTTGGTAGTCCTGAGACTACTACAGGAGGTAGAGCTCTGAAGTTCTATGCAAGTATAAGATTAGATATAAGAAGAATAGAATCTCTAAAACAAGGTGATGATATTATTGGAAATAGAACTAGGGTAAAAGTGGTAAAGAACAAATTAGCACCACCTTTTAAACAAGCAGAATTTGATATTATGTATGGTATTGGTATATCTAGAGAAGGTAATATTCTGGATACTGGTGTAGCTGCTAATATTATAAATAAATCTGGCTCTTGGTATAGCTATAATGAGCATAAGCTTGGACAAGGAAGAGAAAATGCTAAAGATTTCTTAAGGGAAAATCCAGAGGTAGCTTTAGAGGTTGAAAATAAAATTCGTGCTGAATTTGGTTTGATTGATGATAACACAGAGCCCACAGATTCCATAGATACAGATAACAATTCAGAGAATCAAGATAAATAA
- a CDS encoding competence/damage-inducible protein A gives MIAEIITIGTEITTGSTLNTHSQYISGKLLEIGIETYYHTSVDDNKDRVKDIMNIALKRSDIIITTGGLGPTDDDMTREVIAESLNLKLVSDNDMEKSIKDIFNKQNRSMPSNNIKQAYKLEGSEFLNNSIGTAPGIFLSKDNKKIIMLPGPPREMKLMFKNEVIPRIHEDYHIIKKSVNLIGIGESQLEMDIKDLINSDSSIMIATFAKEGETEIKIIGKGNDKELIKEKINNIINILQNRFHKYIYGFDNIPIEVVVFNMLKERKYKIGFCESCTSGLISGRFGRIPGVSEVFDRGVISYSNDSKVEELGVNPSTLENFGAVSEETAMEMANGLRIKANLDIALSVTGIAGPTGDNREKPIGLVYLCISCKENSTVIKCNFTGNREAIQNKTVTKAFGELRSFLLNKSLT, from the coding sequence ATGATAGCAGAGATTATTACAATAGGAACTGAGATTACTACAGGTAGTACTTTAAATACTCATAGTCAGTATATTTCTGGCAAATTACTCGAAATAGGTATTGAAACATATTATCATACTTCTGTTGATGACAATAAAGATAGAGTTAAAGATATTATGAATATAGCATTGAAAAGGTCAGACATTATAATTACTACTGGTGGATTAGGACCTACAGATGACGATATGACTAGGGAAGTCATAGCTGAGTCTTTAAACTTAAAGCTGGTTAGTGATAATGATATGGAAAAATCTATTAAGGATATATTTAATAAGCAAAATAGATCTATGCCATCTAATAATATTAAACAGGCCTATAAATTAGAGGGAAGTGAGTTTCTGAATAACTCCATAGGCACAGCCCCTGGAATCTTTCTATCTAAAGATAATAAAAAGATAATAATGCTTCCAGGTCCTCCTAGAGAAATGAAACTAATGTTTAAAAACGAAGTAATACCCCGTATTCATGAAGATTATCATATTATAAAAAAATCTGTAAACTTAATTGGCATAGGTGAGTCTCAATTGGAAATGGATATTAAAGACTTAATAAATAGTGATTCTTCTATTATGATAGCTACATTTGCTAAAGAAGGTGAAACAGAAATAAAAATAATAGGTAAAGGAAACGATAAAGAATTAATAAAAGAAAAAATCAATAATATAATCAATATACTACAGAATAGATTTCATAAATATATTTATGGATTTGATAATATTCCCATAGAAGTTGTAGTATTTAATATGTTGAAGGAAAGAAAATATAAAATCGGTTTTTGTGAATCTTGTACCAGTGGCTTAATAAGCGGTCGTTTTGGTCGAATACCTGGAGTGTCTGAAGTATTTGATAGAGGTGTTATATCATATAGCAATGATTCTAAAGTTGAAGAACTAGGCGTCAATCCTAGTACATTAGAAAACTTTGGAGCTGTAAGTGAAGAAACGGCTATGGAAATGGCCAATGGTCTTAGGATTAAGGCTAATTTAGATATAGCCCTATCTGTTACTGGAATTGCTGGTCCTACTGGTGATAATAGAGAAAAGCCAATAGGATTAGTATATTTATGCATATCCTGTAAGGAAAATTCTACTGTTATTAAATGTAATTTTACTGGAAATAGAGAAGCTATACAAAATAAAACTGTCACTAAAGCCTTCGGCGAGTTAAGAAGCTTTTTATTAAATAAATCATTGACTTAA
- the pgsA gene encoding CDP-diacylglycerol--glycerol-3-phosphate 3-phosphatidyltransferase, with product MNLANKITIFRVFLVPVFMLVLYSDMKYSTYLAAGVFIIASLTDTLDGYIARSRNMITNFGKFIDPLADKVLVSAALISLVELGVIPGWVVVAIIAREFTITGFRVIAASEGITIAASPLGKIKTITQLVAIISLLLNNFPFNSINFPFDMIMLYISLFFTMLSGVDYIYRNKSALKMGIK from the coding sequence ATGAATTTAGCAAATAAAATAACTATTTTTAGAGTATTTTTAGTTCCTGTTTTTATGCTGGTATTATATTCTGATATGAAATATAGCACTTATCTAGCTGCCGGTGTTTTTATTATTGCATCCTTAACTGATACATTAGATGGATATATTGCTAGAAGCCGAAATATGATCACTAACTTTGGAAAATTTATAGATCCTTTAGCAGATAAAGTTTTGGTTTCTGCTGCATTAATTTCTCTTGTTGAATTAGGTGTTATTCCTGGATGGGTAGTAGTAGCTATTATCGCTAGAGAATTTACCATTACAGGATTTAGAGTAATTGCAGCTTCTGAAGGGATAACTATAGCAGCAAGTCCTTTGGGAAAAATTAAGACTATTACTCAATTAGTAGCTATAATATCATTATTGCTTAATAATTTTCCTTTTAATTCAATTAATTTTCCATTTGATATGATTATGTTATATATTTCATTGTTTTTTACCATGCTATCTGGAGTAGACTATATATATAGAAATAAATCAGCCCTGAAAATGGGTATAAAATAA
- the rimO gene encoding 30S ribosomal protein S12 methylthiotransferase RimO — protein sequence MKLKKISMITLGCSKNEIDSELMISILTDNNYTVANSLDEAETIIVNTCGFIDKAKEESIETIWEMTKYKVEGNCKYLILSGCLAERYAQELMDEITDIDAVVGPGNIKEISSIIKELEMENQKIKKTGNINTDYLEEVNRINFNITEYVRISEGCDNFCTYCIIPKLRGKHRSRKIEDIFKEVENLANNGTKEIILIGQNTSDYGIDLYGEYSLYKLLDKLNSINGISWIRVLYLYPDNFNNRLIQSIKNNEKVVKYVDIPLQHMSNNVLKRMNRKTSKEDIISLINKLRQEIPGIVIRTTFIVGFPGETEEEFNELYTFIKDIKFDRLGVFAYSREEDTPAYNLPDQVSEEVKEMRKNKIMMLQQNISEEIMSDKVGNVFDVLVEELSEENSYIGRTYMDSPDIDGVVYINSSQDIDLGDFVTVKITDSLEYDLIGEVIK from the coding sequence ATGAAATTAAAAAAAATTTCTATGATAACTTTAGGTTGTTCAAAAAATGAAATTGATTCAGAGTTAATGATAAGTATATTAACAGATAATAACTATACAGTAGCTAATTCCTTAGACGAAGCAGAAACTATTATTGTAAATACTTGTGGATTCATAGATAAGGCAAAGGAAGAATCGATAGAAACAATTTGGGAAATGACAAAGTATAAGGTTGAAGGTAATTGTAAATATTTAATACTGTCAGGATGTTTAGCAGAAAGATATGCTCAAGAATTAATGGATGAGATTACTGATATTGATGCAGTAGTAGGTCCTGGCAATATTAAGGAAATATCATCTATTATTAAAGAATTAGAAATGGAAAATCAAAAAATTAAAAAGACAGGAAATATAAATACAGACTATTTAGAGGAAGTAAATCGAATTAATTTCAATATTACCGAATATGTGAGAATTTCTGAGGGCTGTGATAATTTCTGCACATATTGTATTATTCCAAAATTAAGAGGAAAACATCGTAGCAGAAAAATAGAAGATATATTTAAAGAAGTAGAAAATCTTGCTAATAATGGAACTAAAGAAATAATCTTAATTGGACAAAATACTTCCGATTATGGAATAGATTTATATGGTGAATACTCTTTATATAAATTGTTAGATAAGTTAAATAGTATAAATGGTATCTCGTGGATTAGGGTATTATATTTATATCCTGATAATTTTAATAATAGATTAATCCAATCTATAAAGAATAATGAAAAAGTAGTTAAATATGTTGATATTCCATTACAACATATGAGCAATAATGTTTTAAAAAGAATGAATAGGAAAACATCTAAAGAGGACATAATCTCTTTAATAAACAAATTAAGGCAGGAGATACCAGGTATAGTAATTAGAACAACTTTTATTGTAGGATTTCCTGGAGAAACAGAAGAAGAATTTAATGAACTTTATACCTTTATTAAAGATATAAAGTTTGATAGATTAGGAGTCTTTGCTTATTCTCGAGAAGAAGATACTCCTGCATATAATCTTCCAGATCAAGTATCAGAAGAAGTAAAAGAAATGAGAAAAAACAAGATTATGATGCTTCAACAAAATATTTCAGAGGAAATTATGTCTGATAAAGTTGGTAATGTTTTTGATGTCTTAGTAGAAGAACTTTCTGAAGAAAACTCTTATATAGGTAGAACATATATGGATAGTCCTGATATTGATGGAGTTGTATATATTAATTCTTCCCAAGATATAGATTTAGGTGATTTTGTCACAGTTAAAATCACTGATTCTTTAGAATATGACTTAATAGGGGAGGTAATTAAATGA
- a CDS encoding DNA translocase FtsK, translated as MIIIGIGIVSIISLFSFKMGIIGSIIRGTTFSFMGFGSYFFPLVIILVGITFILDNIDLKEKNIILSMGFIFLSMLILLDGINPFDYSFLDRMDNAIELSKIGKGGGLIGSFFGFFFYRLFGAIGSYLVLMFIVIINLLIITNVKIKDIISIIGSKSQNQMNKKRKPKIVNDKEPKQIKEDIHIKDSSREEKKNLIKEIKEINFKDESNNLALNTISEEIESKKEKTQVSTYDIPSLSLLKLPTANQDGNDKKEILNNAKIIEETMRNFGIDATINQINKGPTITCYELQPSPGIKLSKIVSLSDNIALSLASSDIRIEAPIPGKSVVGIEVPNKAKSSVLLREIIMSEAYNSLDSQIPLALGKDVSGNSVVSTIDKMPHLLIAGATGSGKSVCINTIIMSILYKSSPADVKLLLIDPKVVELNIYNGIPHLLIPVVTDAKKASFALNWAVEEMEKRYKLFAQNNVRDISSYNNKVKENGEEKLPMIVIIIDELADLMMVAAQEIEDYICRLAQMARAAGMYLIVATQRPSVDVITGTIKANIPSRISFAVSSQIDSRTILDMSGAEKLLGKGDMLFYPSFYSKPVRLQGAFISDEEVESVVNALKAQDITEYDEDIIEVIESPKEIQFSDSDELLPKAIELVVEEGQASISLLQRKLKIGYARAARIVDEMEERGVVGGYEGSKPRKVLLSPDDLDLITKER; from the coding sequence ATGATTATTATTGGAATTGGAATAGTTTCCATAATAAGTTTATTTAGTTTTAAGATGGGAATTATTGGATCTATAATTCGAGGCACTACTTTTTCCTTTATGGGATTCGGAAGTTATTTTTTCCCTTTAGTTATAATATTAGTGGGTATAACTTTTATTTTAGATAATATAGACCTTAAAGAAAAAAACATTATTTTATCCATGGGATTTATTTTTCTAAGTATGCTAATATTACTTGATGGAATAAATCCCTTTGACTACTCTTTTCTTGATAGAATGGATAATGCAATAGAGTTGAGTAAGATTGGAAAAGGTGGCGGATTAATAGGAAGCTTTTTTGGTTTTTTCTTTTATAGGCTCTTTGGAGCCATTGGTTCTTATTTAGTTTTAATGTTTATAGTAATTATCAACTTATTAATAATTACAAATGTTAAAATTAAAGACATAATATCTATAATCGGCAGCAAATCTCAAAATCAAATGAATAAAAAGCGTAAGCCAAAGATAGTTAATGATAAGGAGCCAAAGCAAATTAAAGAAGATATTCATATTAAAGATTCCTCTAGAGAGGAAAAGAAAAATTTAATTAAAGAGATTAAAGAAATAAATTTCAAAGATGAGTCAAATAATTTAGCATTAAATACTATAAGTGAAGAAATAGAAAGTAAAAAAGAAAAAACTCAAGTTTCTACATATGATATTCCATCACTATCATTACTAAAGCTACCTACAGCCAATCAAGATGGAAACGATAAAAAAGAAATATTAAACAATGCTAAAATTATTGAAGAAACCATGAGAAACTTTGGTATTGATGCTACTATTAATCAAATCAATAAAGGTCCTACTATAACCTGTTATGAATTACAGCCTTCTCCTGGTATAAAATTGAGTAAAATTGTTTCTTTATCTGATAATATAGCTCTAAGTCTAGCATCATCAGATATACGAATTGAAGCACCTATACCAGGTAAATCAGTTGTAGGAATTGAAGTTCCAAATAAAGCTAAAAGTAGTGTATTGCTTCGAGAAATTATTATGTCAGAAGCCTACAATAGTTTAGATTCTCAAATACCTTTAGCCCTTGGTAAGGATGTATCTGGAAACTCAGTGGTTTCTACCATTGATAAAATGCCACATTTACTTATTGCTGGTGCTACTGGTTCAGGAAAATCTGTTTGTATTAATACTATTATTATGAGTATTTTATATAAGTCTTCTCCAGCAGATGTTAAACTTTTATTGATTGACCCTAAAGTAGTAGAGTTAAATATTTATAACGGTATACCACATTTGCTAATCCCAGTTGTAACTGATGCAAAGAAAGCTTCTTTTGCACTAAATTGGGCTGTAGAAGAAATGGAAAAAAGATATAAGCTATTTGCCCAAAACAACGTAAGAGATATTAGTTCTTATAATAATAAGGTTAAGGAAAATGGAGAAGAAAAACTGCCTATGATAGTTATAATCATTGATGAGTTGGCTGATTTAATGATGGTTGCGGCACAGGAAATTGAGGACTATATATGTAGGTTAGCTCAAATGGCTAGGGCAGCAGGAATGTATTTAATTGTAGCTACTCAAAGGCCCTCTGTAGATGTTATCACTGGAACCATAAAGGCCAATATACCTTCAAGAATATCCTTTGCTGTATCGTCACAAATTGACTCTAGAACCATATTAGATATGTCAGGTGCTGAAAAATTGCTGGGGAAAGGTGATATGTTATTCTATCCTTCCTTCTATTCTAAACCTGTTAGGCTGCAAGGTGCCTTTATATCAGATGAAGAAGTAGAATCTGTAGTAAATGCACTAAAGGCACAAGATATTACAGAGTATGATGAAGATATTATTGAAGTAATAGAAAGTCCTAAGGAAATACAATTTAGTGATAGTGACGAATTACTTCCTAAGGCAATAGAATTAGTAGTGGAGGAAGGACAGGCCTCCATATCTTTGTTGCAAAGAAAATTAAAAATAGGATATGCTAGGGCTGCCAGAATAGTAGATGAAATGGAAGAGAGAGGAGTTGTAGGAGGATACGAGGGAAGTAAACCTAGAAAAGTGTTATTATCACCCGATGATTTAGACTTAATAACTAAGGAGAGATAA
- a CDS encoding ATP-dependent Clp protease proteolytic subunit — MTNKNDNDENKGKDVQDKEDNIDNIKEMGVPSIPETKNNIQFISIIGEIEGHSIAPNDKKATKYEHIIPLLIAAQQDPKIEGIFIILNTVGGDVEAGLALSELINSVDKPKVSLVLGGGHSIGVPLATSTDHSFIAPTATMTIHPIRTTGLVIGVSQTFRYFQKMQQRIINFILRTSNISSETLNELMYSTDEIANDVGTILVGEEAVKYKLIDEVGGFSQALKKLKELIDEKNQ, encoded by the coding sequence ATGACAAATAAAAATGATAATGATGAAAATAAAGGAAAGGATGTACAAGACAAAGAAGATAATATAGACAATATTAAAGAAATGGGCGTACCTAGTATTCCAGAAACAAAAAATAATATCCAATTCATATCTATAATAGGAGAAATAGAAGGCCACTCCATTGCTCCTAATGATAAGAAGGCGACAAAATATGAACATATTATCCCATTATTAATAGCAGCACAACAGGATCCGAAAATTGAAGGTATTTTCATTATCTTAAACACAGTAGGGGGAGACGTGGAAGCTGGATTAGCTTTATCTGAATTAATCAACTCAGTAGACAAACCAAAGGTATCCTTAGTCTTAGGGGGAGGACATAGTATAGGAGTTCCTTTAGCCACATCTACAGACCATTCCTTCATTGCTCCTACTGCAACTATGACTATACATCCAATTAGGACTACTGGCTTAGTTATTGGTGTGTCACAGACATTTAGATATTTTCAAAAGATGCAGCAAAGAATCATAAATTTTATTCTAAGGACATCTAATATCTCCAGTGAAACTTTAAATGAACTGATGTATTCTACAGATGAAATAGCAAATGACGTTGGCACTATATTAGTAGGGGAAGAAGCTGTTAAATATAAATTAATAGATGAAGTTGGTGGGTTTTCACAGGCTTTAAAAAAACTTAAGGAATTAATAGATGAGAAAAATCAATAG
- a CDS encoding YlmC/YmxH family sporulation protein has protein sequence MRLSELGQKEIVNLNNGGRLGLILDSDFLVSEDTGKIISLLVPEKRLSFKLFGLDSNGFEIPWNTIRKIGYDMIIIELD, from the coding sequence ATGCGATTATCAGAACTAGGACAAAAAGAAATCGTTAATCTAAATAATGGCGGCAGACTAGGTCTAATATTAGACAGCGATTTTTTAGTCAGTGAAGATACAGGTAAGATCATATCTTTATTAGTACCAGAAAAAAGATTAAGCTTTAAATTGTTTGGACTGGATAGTAATGGATTTGAAATACCCTGGAATACTATTAGAAAAATAGGCTATGACATGATTATAATAGAACTAGATTAA
- a CDS encoding deoxyuridine 5'-triphosphate nucleotidohydrolase: protein MENIKIKYLSDEIEKLRYIDGKSDWIDLRAAENVKMKKGEFKLIPLGVAMELPKGFEALLVPRSSTFKSFGIIQTNHCGVIDESYCSNEDEWKFPALAVRDTEINVNDRICQFRIIEHQPVIKFEEVDDLGNDSRGGFGSTGRK, encoded by the coding sequence ATGGAAAACATTAAGATTAAATATTTAAGTGATGAAATTGAAAAATTAAGATACATTGACGGAAAAAGTGATTGGATAGATTTAAGAGCAGCAGAAAATGTCAAGATGAAAAAAGGAGAATTTAAATTAATTCCTCTAGGGGTGGCAATGGAACTACCTAAGGGATTTGAAGCACTTCTAGTTCCTAGAAGTAGTACATTTAAGAGTTTTGGCATTATACAGACTAATCATTGTGGAGTTATAGATGAAAGCTATTGCTCAAATGAAGATGAATGGAAGTTTCCAGCATTAGCTGTTCGTGATACTGAAATAAATGTTAATGATAGAATTTGCCAATTTCGTATTATAGAGCATCAACCTGTAATAAAATTTGAAGAAGTTGATGATTTAGGTAATGATTCTCGTGGAGGGTTTGGTAGCACTGGTAGGAAATAA
- a CDS encoding pitrilysin family protein, whose amino-acid sequence MYLINKLDNGIRVVMENIPHVNSVSIGVIIDNGSMKENRENNGVSHFIEHMLFKGTKKRTAKDIAESIDNIGGHLNAFTSKDSTCYYAKVLFNHIDIAIDVLGDMLFNSEFLESDIEKEKTVVIEEINMYQDSPEDVASELLNEIIFKNTSYAYPILGTEKNIKNFNREKIINYFENNYRSEDIVISLAGNIDTKEVLKLLNHHFGNYDKSELRNQRANNVYGFTNNLKGIEKDTEQLHLCIGMEGLPIVNNDIESLLVLNNVFGGTMSSRLFQKIREDLGLAYAVESYPSSYKDTGIFNIYAGLHPSQLLKTIGYIEEEIKDIKNNLISKEELDKSKEQLKGSYVLGMEGTFSRMYEIGKSLSIFNRVQTQEEILNKIDNVNMDSIEKIANIIFNKQKINIAYVGNIKNKDKIEDQMKNILF is encoded by the coding sequence ATGTATTTAATAAATAAGTTAGATAATGGTATAAGAGTTGTTATGGAGAATATACCCCATGTCAACTCTGTTTCTATTGGAGTTATTATTGATAATGGCTCTATGAAAGAGAATAGGGAAAATAACGGAGTGTCTCATTTTATAGAACATATGTTATTTAAAGGAACTAAAAAAAGGACAGCTAAAGATATAGCAGAGTCAATAGATAATATAGGGGGACATCTAAATGCTTTTACTAGTAAGGATAGTACTTGTTACTATGCAAAAGTGTTATTTAATCATATAGATATTGCCATAGATGTTCTAGGAGATATGTTATTTAATTCTGAGTTTTTAGAATCAGATATTGAAAAGGAAAAGACAGTAGTAATAGAAGAAATAAATATGTATCAAGATTCTCCTGAGGATGTGGCTAGTGAGCTTCTTAATGAAATAATATTTAAGAATACATCTTATGCTTATCCAATACTAGGTACAGAAAAAAACATTAAGAACTTCAATCGAGAAAAGATTATAAATTACTTTGAGAATAATTATAGATCTGAAGATATAGTCATATCATTAGCAGGAAATATAGATACTAAAGAAGTTTTAAAACTATTAAATCATCATTTTGGAAACTATGATAAATCAGAATTAAGAAATCAAAGGGCTAACAATGTATATGGTTTTACTAATAACTTAAAAGGAATAGAAAAAGATACTGAGCAGTTACATCTTTGCATTGGCATGGAGGGATTACCCATAGTTAATAATGATATAGAATCATTGTTAGTATTAAATAATGTATTTGGCGGAACCATGAGTTCACGATTGTTTCAAAAGATACGTGAAGATCTAGGACTAGCCTATGCAGTTGAATCATATCCATCATCATATAAAGACACTGGAATATTTAATATATATGCGGGACTACATCCATCACAATTATTAAAGACAATAGGTTATATTGAAGAAGAAATAAAAGATATTAAAAATAACTTAATATCAAAGGAAGAATTAGATAAATCTAAAGAACAACTTAAAGGCAGCTATGTTCTTGGCATGGAAGGAACCTTTAGTAGGATGTATGAAATTGGTAAATCCTTATCTATTTTTAATAGAGTTCAAACACAGGAGGAAATATTAAATAAGATTGATAATGTAAATATGGATAGTATCGAAAAGATAGCTAATATAATTTTTAATAAACAAAAGATTAATATAGCCTATGTAGGAAATATCAAGAACAAAGACAAAATTGAAGATCAAATGAAAAATATACTATTTTAG
- a CDS encoding polysaccharide deacetylase family protein — MRLFIIRKKTLFTIVVIALLGIISLIMFGVYNKAEETFNSDVYYQGNIDEKVIAFACNVDWGNEYIPEMLKIFEENNIKITYFVTGKWAEKNKDILKDIYSAKHEIGNHGYSHIDYDKLNYDRNKEEIQKAHDIIKETLGIDSKYFGPPSGAYNDNTVKAAKDLGYELIMWSIDTIDWRQDSTSDIIFRRVTQKAHNSAIVLMHPTAETVKALPGIIKYLFENGYNIGTISNVIKN; from the coding sequence ATGAGATTATTTATAATAAGAAAAAAGACTTTGTTCACTATTGTAGTTATAGCATTATTAGGAATTATAAGTTTGATTATGTTTGGTGTTTATAACAAAGCAGAGGAAACATTTAATTCTGATGTCTATTATCAAGGTAATATAGATGAAAAAGTAATAGCTTTTGCCTGTAATGTAGACTGGGGAAATGAATATATCCCAGAAATGTTAAAAATCTTTGAAGAGAATAATATTAAGATCACATATTTTGTAACAGGAAAGTGGGCAGAAAAAAATAAAGATATATTAAAAGATATTTATAGTGCTAAGCATGAAATTGGAAATCATGGGTATAGTCATATTGATTATGATAAATTAAATTATGATCGAAATAAAGAAGAAATTCAAAAGGCTCATGATATAATAAAAGAGACTTTAGGAATTGATTCAAAGTATTTTGGGCCACCATCAGGAGCATATAATGATAATACAGTAAAGGCAGCAAAAGATTTGGGATATGAACTTATAATGTGGAGTATAGATACTATAGACTGGAGACAAGATAGTACTTCAGATATAATATTTAGGAGAGTGACACAAAAAGCCCATAATTCAGCCATAGTTTTGATGCATCCTACTGCAGAAACAGTTAAGGCATTACCAGGAATAATAAAATACCTATTTGAAAATGGCTATAATATTGGTACAATAAGTAATGTAATAAAAAACTAA